From Rhododendron vialii isolate Sample 1 chromosome 10a, ASM3025357v1, the proteins below share one genomic window:
- the LOC131302864 gene encoding protein PTST, chloroplastic, whose amino-acid sequence MCVCHVLQYFPSRVHPFYWILFSAGEIQPLRHSHVAEQDRNTWRRADSASSLPQIDAPRGMLVYAKCGSSWRPSFASASLLFFAMECHIMETLSYCPDNHLLLFPWQSRKLILERIRHFQCDAAAWRLRMESKMLIYPKLASTGRNFKHSISWRTFAMPLSLEKESSSPEPENYSCNDDDAPKTSSEELLENPLSSDELKALLADSERAKLIMKLSEANQQNRFLKRQLNIKEGALANFKTELAVSELEIQALVALAEEITKYGIPAGSRKINGKYIQSHLLSRLKAVDDKLKEHTKGVEAAQSKQVHLFWCGMAESVQVMGTFDGWSQGEHLSPEYDGSYTKFSTMVMLRPGRYEIKFLVDGEWHLSPEFPTVGDGPMKNNLLIVE is encoded by the exons ATGT GCGTTTGTCACGTGCTACAGTATTTTCCATCTCGAGTCCATCCCTTTTATTGGATTTTGTTCTCGGCGGGGGAAATCCAGCCTCTCCGGCATTCCCACGTGGCCGAGCAAGATCGGAACACGTGGCGGCGTGCTGATAGCGCTTCTTCTCTGCCACAGATTGACGCACCCAGAGGCATGTTAGTCTATGCGAAGTGCGGTAGCAGTTGGAGACCTTCCTTTGCTTCAGCTTCACTGCTG TTCTTTGCCATGGAATGTCATATTATGGAGACGTTGAG TTATTGTCCTGACAACCACTTATTGTTATTTCCATGGCAATCGAGAAAGTTAATATTGGAACGTATTCGTCACTTTCAATGTGATGCGGCTGCATGGAGATTGAGAATGGAATCCAAAATGTTAATTTATCCAAAATTAGCTTCCACTGGGAGAAATTTTAAGCACAGCATATCCTGGAGAACATTTGCCATGCCTCTGAGTCTGGAAAAGGAATCTTCATCACCAGAACCAGAAAACTACTCCTGCAATGATGATGATGCTCCTAAGACTTCTTCTGAAGAGCTTCTTGAAAATCCATTGAGCAGTGACGAG TTGAAGGCTTTGCTTGCTGATTCTGAAAGAGCAAAACTTATCATGAAACTGAGTGAAGCTAATCAACAGAATCGATTCCTCAAGCGACAG TTGAATATAAAGGAGGGTGCACTGGCTAATTTCAAAACTGAACTTGCTGTCTCGGAACTGGAGATTCAG GCTTTGGTTGCACTGGCTGAAGAAATAACTAAATATGGCATTCCAGCAGGTTCAAGAAAGATCAATGGGAAGTACATTCAGTCCCACCTTCTTTCTCGGTTAAAAG CTGTTGATGATAAATTGAAGGAACACACAAAGGGTGTGGAGGCTGCACAGTCCAAGCAGGTGCACTTATTCTGGTGTGGCATGGCTGAG AGTGTGCAAGTAATGGGCACCTTTGATGGCTGGAGTCAAGGAGAGCACCTGTCACCAGAGTATGATGGTTCTTACACGAAGTTTTCTACAATGGTAATGCTCAGACCTGGAAG ataTGAAATCAAGTTCTTGGTGGATGGAGAGTGGCACCTCTCGCCAGAATTCCCTACCGTGGGTGACGGACCAATGAAAAACAACTTGTTGATTGTGGAATAG
- the LOC131303308 gene encoding protein C2-DOMAIN ABA-RELATED 4-like isoform X1, whose amino-acid sequence MENLLGLLRIHIQKGVNLAVRDVRSSDPYVVVRMGRQKLKTRVVKRNINPEWNEDLTLSIADPNLPIKVSVFDKDTFSADDKMGDAEFDIKHFLEAVKMRLEGVPNNTILTTVKPTRDNCLSEESCIVWADGKVVQDMILRLRNVELGEVELQLQWVDIPGSRGI is encoded by the exons ATGGAAAACCTTTTGGGTCTACTAAGGATTCACATTCAGAAAGGAGTAAATCTTGCCGTTAGAGATGTCAGGAGCAGCGATCCTTACGTTGTTGTCCGGATGGGCAGACag AAACTGAAGACTCGTGTAGTGAAGAGGAATATCAATCCTGAGTGGAATGAGGATTTGACACTTTCTATTGCAGACCCAAATCTCCCAATCAAAGTT TCAGTGTTCGACAAGGATACATTCAGCGCTGACGACAAAATGGGAGATGCAGAATTCGACATCAAACACTTCCTGGAAGCGGTAAAAATGCGGCTGGAAGGAGTCCCCAACAACACTATACTCACAACAGTGAAACCCACCCGCGACAACTGCCTATCCGAAGAGAGCTGCATTGTCTGGGCGGACGGGAAAGTCGTCCAGGACATGATTCTTAGACTGCGAAACGTCGAGCTTGGGGAGGTGGAATTGCAGTTGCAGTGGGTCGACATTCCCGGTTCCCGCGGAATTTGA
- the LOC131303308 gene encoding protein C2-DOMAIN ABA-RELATED 4-like isoform X2 produces the protein MENLLGLLRIHIQKGVNLAVRDVRSSDPYVVVRMGRQSVFDKDTFSADDKMGDAEFDIKHFLEAVKMRLEGVPNNTILTTVKPTRDNCLSEESCIVWADGKVVQDMILRLRNVELGEVELQLQWVDIPGSRGI, from the exons ATGGAAAACCTTTTGGGTCTACTAAGGATTCACATTCAGAAAGGAGTAAATCTTGCCGTTAGAGATGTCAGGAGCAGCGATCCTTACGTTGTTGTCCGGATGGGCAGACag TCAGTGTTCGACAAGGATACATTCAGCGCTGACGACAAAATGGGAGATGCAGAATTCGACATCAAACACTTCCTGGAAGCGGTAAAAATGCGGCTGGAAGGAGTCCCCAACAACACTATACTCACAACAGTGAAACCCACCCGCGACAACTGCCTATCCGAAGAGAGCTGCATTGTCTGGGCGGACGGGAAAGTCGTCCAGGACATGATTCTTAGACTGCGAAACGTCGAGCTTGGGGAGGTGGAATTGCAGTTGCAGTGGGTCGACATTCCCGGTTCCCGCGGAATTTGA